A single window of Nicotiana sylvestris chromosome 3, ASM39365v2, whole genome shotgun sequence DNA harbors:
- the LOC138886937 gene encoding ornithine decarboxylase-like has translation MDLAIIEKLMDKWNHSFPNIKPFYAVKCNSEPALLTKLAKLGANFDCASQLEIETVLNLGISPNQIIFANPCKAISHIKYAANVRVNLTTFDSKLEIDKIKKRHPHCHLLLRVKAPNDSGALRPLGKKFGVLPEEVEPLLHYACNVVGLKVVGVSFHVGSIAQNPSIYREAIAAARAVFDVADHLRMPKMQILNIGGGFRSTPLFEEIASVVNEAVQDYFPMTNLTIFAEPGRFFAETAFTLVAHVIGKRVRGEKIEYWIDEGIYGSFRPTLYNSCFVGIKPLLLQVTEKSCQIYESTIYGPSCDSLDAVAIDINLPELHLDDLIVFSNMGAYSTCGGTKFNGFDMLSTPAYLVNSNSS, from the coding sequence AtggatttggctataattgaaaagCTAATGGACAAATGGAACCATTCTTTTCCAAATATAAAACCTTTCTATGCTGTGAAATGCAACAGCGAACCTGCTCTTCTTACTAAACTAGCCAAATTGGGTGCAAATTTTGATTGTGCTAGCCAACTAGAAATAGAAACCGTCTTAAATCTCGGAATTAGCCCAAACCAAATCATATTTGCTAACCCATGCAAAGCTATTTCCCACATCAAATACGCAGCCAATGTTAGGGTCAATCTCACAACTTTTGATTCCAAACTTGAAATTGACAAGATCAAGAAACGGCACCCACATTGTCATTTGTTGCTTCGAGTTAAAGCGCCTAATGATAGTGGCGCATTACGTCCCCTGGGAAAAAAATTCGGCGTGCTACCAGAAGAAGTTGAGCCACTACTGCATTACGCTTGTAATGTGGTCGGGCTAAAAGTTGTAGGCGTTTCATTTCATGTTGGATCTATAGCACAAAATCCTAGCATTTATCGCGAGGCGATTGCAGCTGCTAGGGCCGTTTTTGATGTTGCTGATCATCTTCGAATGCCTAAAATGCAAATTTTAAACATTGGTGGAGGATTTAGATCAACACCATTGTTCGAGGAAATAGCTAGTGTAGTAAACGAGGCAGTCCAAGATTATTTTCCCATGACTAATTTAACAATATTTGCAGAGCCAGGGCGGTTTTTTGCAGAAACGGCATTTACGTTAGTCGCTCATGTGATTGGTAAAAGAGTTAGAGGTGAGAAAATAGAATATTGGATTGATGAAGGGATTTATGGATCATTTAGGCCAACACTTTATAATAGTTGTTTTGTGGGTATAAAGCCATTGTTACTTCAGGTAACAGAAAAATCTTGTCAAATTTATGAGTCAACTATTTATGGACCAAGTTGTGACTCACTTGATGCAGTGGCTATTGACATAAACTTGCCGGAGCTTCATTTGGATGACCTGATAGTGTTTTCTAATATGGGTGCATATTCAACATGTGGAGGAACTAAGTTCAATGGATTTGATATGTTATCTACACCTGCCTATCTTGTTAACTCAAATTCTAGCTAA